A stretch of DNA from Halorubrum sp. BOL3-1:
CTCTCCCCGATCAGTATTATCTGATAAATAGCAGTTCTACACTCAATTTCAACAGATTAAGACGTCTGTATCGAATTAAGTCTGTTATTACGCACGCACAGTATCGATTCTTTATACGATCTACACAGCAAGTATTTACGGACACGACCGGAAGCGGCGGGCGACAGATGACGATCCAACACAGCGGTCGGAACCGCCCGCAGGCGCGAATCGATCCTCAGCGACGGGCCGCCGCGATCCCGTCCGGACGGCGGGTACGTCGGTCGGCTCGGGACCGAGAGCGATGACCGACCGCGAATCGGCGTTCGGTCACGACGACGCCGAACCCGCGGTGCGGTCGGCGGGAAACGGAGACGACACGCGAGACGGCGACCGCGCCGCCGACGAGACGCCGCCGCTCCCTCGCTCGCTACTTCCGGACCGGGACCCCGCGATCGAGCGCGGTCGGATCCGGTCGTTCCTCGCCGATCGGGTGAGCGCCGCTGGCGCCGACGGCGTCGTGGTGAACATGAGCGGCGGACTCGACTCGACGGTGACGGCCGCGATCGCCGTCGAGGCGCTCGGCGCCGACCGCGTGTACGGGCTGATACTCCCGTGTAACAAGGTCGGGGCGCCGCACGCCCGCGACGCCGAGGCGATCGCGGAGGCGCTCGACATCGAACACGACACCGTCCACCTCCAGCCGCTTTTCGCCCAGTTCGGCGCGGTCGTCCCCGATCGGTTCGACCTCCACGACGAACCGGTTCAGTCCGGGAACGCGGTCGCGCGGCTCCGGATGGCCGTCGCGTACCTCGCCGCCAACGCGACGGACCGCCTGGTCTGTGGCACCGTCAACCGCAGCGAGGTCCTCTTGGGGTACCTGACGAAGTACGGCGACGGCGCGGCCGACCTGTTCCCGCTGGGACACCTCTACAAGACGGCCGTCCGAGCGCTCGCGGTCGAGCTTGACGTGCCGGAGTTCGTCGTCGAGAAGCCCCCCACGGCCGGGTTCCTCCCCGGACAGCGCGACGCGGACGACCTCGGTGCCCCCTACGGGGTGATCGACCCCGTCCTCCACCTCGGCGTCGACCGCGGACTCGACCCGGAAGCGGTCGTCAAGCGAACCGCGGCGGCGGTCGCCGACGCCACCCTGACCGGCGGCGCGAGCGGCGACGGCGAGTTCGCGGCCGTCGACCGCGAACTCGTCGCGGACCTGCTAGGCCGCCACCGCGCGACGGCCCACAAGCGGCTCCCGCCGCCGACGCCCGACGCGGACCTGGAGTGACGGTGACTCCCCGCCCGGTCGCCGCTCAGTCCCAGTCGGCCGGCCAGAGGTCGGCGGCGCGCATCCCCGTCTCGAAGTCCGCCTCGCGGAACGCGGCCGCGAGCTCGCCTCGGTCGAGCCGCGGCAGGTCGCGCTCGGGCGCCGCGAACTCGGTGACGAGCAGCGCGGTCAGCATCGCGTGTTCGCGGACGTTCCGGTCGTCGACCTTGTCGCGGGTGTCGGCGTGTGTGTGGCCCCACCCTCGACCGCGGTCGCCCGAGTCGCTGTGGAGTTGGAGCGCCGGCACGCCGCGGCGCACGAACGGCCACTGGTCGGAGAACGGGTGCGGCTGCGCGTCGACCTCGATCGGCTGGCGCGTCGCCGCCGACACCGCCTCCGCGACCGACGCGGTCGCCGTCGAGGCGTGCGCGAGCGCGACGAGGTCGCGGAACCGCCCGGCGCCGTCGACGTTGACCACGCCCTTCACCCGGTCGAGATCGACGCCCTCCGCGAGGCGTTCCGCGCCGAGCAGTCCGACCTCCTCGGCGCCGACCGCGACGACGTCGACCCCGACCTGGAGGTCGGCGCCCGCCAGAATATCGGCCGCGGTCGCGACCGTCGCGATCCCGCAGCCGTTGTCGAGCGCGCCCTCCGCGATGTCGTGGGCGTCGTAGTGGGCTAAGAGGAGGACGCGCTCGTCGGTATCCGGCCCGGCGCGCCCGAGCACATTCCGGCTCTCTCCCGGTGTCGTCGACGCCTCGACGGAGAGTTCGGCCCGCACGACGGGCCCCGACTCGGTTGTTCGCCCGTCACTCGTGCCGCCGACCGCGTCGGCCCCGCCTCCTCTTTTTCGCCCGCTCCCGACCGCGTACTCGCGGAGCCACGCGCCGGTCTCCTTCGAGACGCCGACGGCGACCGCCTCGGCCTCCTCACCGAACGTGAGCGACCCGGTGGGCGGGAGCTGCCCGTCGAGGTGGTTGACGAACACGAAGCCGACCGCGCCCGCGTCGACCGCGTAGCCGAACTTCTCCATGCGGTGGAAGAACCGGCCGCCCGAGGGGGTCGTCGTCGAGGCGACCGCGATCCGGCCGTCCACGTCGCGGTCGTCGATCTCTTCAGGGGTGCCGTAGCCGACGTCGACGAGTTCGCCGGCCGCGTCCCCGCCCGGCGAGTACGGGAGCGCGAGCGCCTCGAACGAGCGCGTCGCCGGCTCCCCGTCCCGGCCCGAGACGGTCACGTCGAGCGACGCCGCCCCGCGCTCCCAGGTCGGGAGACCGAACGGCTCCGTCCGCACGTCCGCGAGTCCCGCGCGCTCGAAGGCGTCCGCGACGAGTCCGGCGGCCCGTCGCTCCCCCTCGCTGCCGGCCATACGGCTCCCGATCGCGGTGAGGTCGGTGAGGAAAGTCCACGGTTCGTCGTCGGTCCACGTCGCGCCGAGCGCGGGGGCGAGCGCGGTCGCCCGCTCGCGCACACGCTCGACTGCGGCCCACGAACTCGGCTCGGTTTCGTCGGCGTCGGTCATGGGTCAGGCACCGTCGGCGGCGGGTTAAGACTGTGGCTCGCGGAAATCGGCGCTTGGAACCGGTCCCGTCGGCGGAAACGCTACGTTCAAGTGGGACGGTCGGGTACCTCGAATTGAGCACCGTTGGTCCAGTGGTAGGACATTAGCTTCCCAAGCTAATAGCCCGGGTTCAATTCCCGGACGGTGCATACCTGCGGCTCGCGGGTTGCTCGCCGCAGGTATGCACCGTCCGTTGTCCCGTTCGCTCCGTCGCCGGCGGCTTCTCCGCCGGCCATCAGGGAGACCTCCGGTCTCTCCCTACTCGCGGTCGCCACGGGCAGCCGCTCGCAGGCGCGCCGTCGTGTCCGTGTCGGTCAGCGTCGCCCCGATCCGAGGACGAGCCCCCAACGACACGCCTTTTCAGGGCCGACCCTCTCTTTGCGGTATGGACCAGAAGCGGGAGCTGTCGAGCGTCGACCTCGCGGCCCTCGTCACCGAGCTCAATCGGTACGAGGGCGCGAAGGTCGACAAGGCGTACCTCTACGACGACGACCTGCTCCGGCTGAAGCTCCGCGACTTCGACCGCGGCCGCGTCGAACTGATGATCGAGGTGGGCGATGTCAAGCGCGCGCACGCCGCCGACCCCGACAACGTCGCGGACGCGCCGGGCCGCCCGCCGAACTTCGCGAAGATGCTCCGCAACCGCATGTCCGGGGCCGACTTCGCGGGCGTCGAACAGTACGAGTTCGACCGCATCCTCACCTTCGAGTTCGAGCGCGAGGACCAGAACACGACGATCGTCGCCGAGCTGTTCGGCCAGGGGAACGTCGCCGCCCTCGACGAGACCGGCGAGGTCGTCGGCTCGCTGTCGACGGTCCGGCTCAAGTCTCGCACCGTCGCGCCCGGCGCGCAGTACGAGTACCCCGCCTCGCGGCTGAACCCCCTCGACGTGAGCCGCGGCGGCTTCGACCGGCACATGCGCGAGTCGGACAGCGACGTGGTGCGAACCCTCGCCACCCAGCTCAACCTCGGCGGACTCTACGCCGAGGAGGTGTGTACCCGCGCCGACGTCGAGAAGGAGACGCCGATCGAGGAAGTGACCGACGACCAGCTCCGAGCGCTCCACGACGCGCTCTCCCGGATCGACGAGCGGGTCCGGTCGGGGAACATCGACCCTCGGGTGTACGAGGAATCGGTCGACGGTGACGGGAACGCTGACGGGGACGGTGACGGCGACGAGGACGGAAACGGCGACGCAGACGCCGAACCCCGCGTCGTCGACGTCACGCCCTTCCCGCTCGCGGAACACGAGGACCTCCCGAGCGTCGGGTTCGACTCCTTCAACACCGCGGTCGACGAGTACTTTCACCGGCTCGAACGGGAGGGGACCGCCGACGACGAGTCGCCCGCGGACGCGAGCCCCTCCCGCCCGGAGTTCGAGGAGGAGATCGCCAAACAGGAGCGGATCATCGAACAGCAGCAGGGGGCGATCGAGGGGTTCGAAGAGCAGGCGCAGGCGGAACGCGAGCGCGCGGAGCTGCTGTACGCGAACTACGACCTCGTCGACGATGTGCTCTCGACGGTGCGCGAGGCCCGCGAGGACGAGGTGCCGTGGGCGGAGATCCAAAAGACCCTTTCGGCCGGCGCTGAGCGCGGCATTCCGGCCGCGGAGGCGGTCGTCGACGTCGACGGCGAGGACGGAACGGTAACGGTCGAACTCGCCCGCGAGACCGGCGACGAGACCGGCGGCGGGAACGGCGGGGACGAGACCGTCCGGATCGAACTCGACGCGAGCGAGGGCGTGGAGGTCAACGCCGACCGCCTCTATCAGGAGGCGAAGCGCGTCGAGGAAAAGAAGACGGGGGCGATAGCGGCGATCGAGTCGACCCGCGAGGAGCTGGCGGCGGTCGAGGAACGGAAGGCCGAGTGGGAGGCGACGGACGCGGCCGACGGGGGGAGCGCTGGAGACGGAGACGAGGGCGGCGAGGACGACGAGGAGCACGAGGCCGACTGGCTCTCGCGGTCGTCGATCCCGATCCGGAGCCCCGACGACTGGTACGACCGCTTCCGGTGGTTCCACACCTCGACGGGCTACCTCGTCATCGGCGGGCGCAACGCCGACCAGAACGAGGAGCTGGTGAAAAAGTACATGAGCAAACACGACCGGTTCTTCCACACGCAGGCGCACGGGGGGCCGGTGACGATCCTGAAGGCGTCCGGTCCCTCGGAGTCGGCCGAGCCGGTCGACTTCTCCGAGGAGACGCTACGGGAGGCCGCGCAGTTCGCGGTCTCCTACTCGTCCGTCTGGAAGGACGGCCGCGGCGCGGGCGACGCCTACATGGTCGAACCTGACCAAGTGTCGAAAACGCCCGAGAGCGGCGAGTACGTCGAGAAGGGGAGCTTCGTGATCCGCGGCGACCGCACGTACCTCGAGGACGCCCCCTGCCGGATCGCCGTCGGCGTCCAGTGCGAGCCGATCACGCGCGCGATCGGCGGCCCGCCGTCGGCTATTGTCGACCGCGCGGCCGCGCACGTCACCTTCGAACCGGGGATGTACGCGCAAAACGACGCCGCGATGATGGCCTACCGGAACCTGAAAGAGCGGTTCACCGACCAGTCGTTCGTTCGGAAGGTGGCGAGCGCGGACCGGCTTCAGGAGTTCCTCCCGTCGGGTGGGTCGGACATCGCGGACTGAACGGTCCGAACCGCGGTCGGCCCGCTCCCCGAGCGCGACCCTTTCAAGCCTCCGCGACCGAGAGCGCCCATGAGCTTCGAGGCGCTGCCGGACGGCTGGCGGGTGTGGAACGAGGAGCCGAGCGGCCGGGCTATCCTCGTCTACCGCCCCGACACCTTC
This window harbors:
- the nadE gene encoding NAD(+) synthase, whose protein sequence is MTDRESAFGHDDAEPAVRSAGNGDDTRDGDRAADETPPLPRSLLPDRDPAIERGRIRSFLADRVSAAGADGVVVNMSGGLDSTVTAAIAVEALGADRVYGLILPCNKVGAPHARDAEAIAEALDIEHDTVHLQPLFAQFGAVVPDRFDLHDEPVQSGNAVARLRMAVAYLAANATDRLVCGTVNRSEVLLGYLTKYGDGAADLFPLGHLYKTAVRALAVELDVPEFVVEKPPTAGFLPGQRDADDLGAPYGVIDPVLHLGVDRGLDPEAVVKRTAAAVADATLTGGASGDGEFAAVDRELVADLLGRHRATAHKRLPPPTPDADLE
- a CDS encoding M28 family peptidase — protein: MTDADETEPSSWAAVERVRERATALAPALGATWTDDEPWTFLTDLTAIGSRMAGSEGERRAAGLVADAFERAGLADVRTEPFGLPTWERGAASLDVTVSGRDGEPATRSFEALALPYSPGGDAAGELVDVGYGTPEEIDDRDVDGRIAVASTTTPSGGRFFHRMEKFGYAVDAGAVGFVFVNHLDGQLPPTGSLTFGEEAEAVAVGVSKETGAWLREYAVGSGRKRGGGADAVGGTSDGRTTESGPVVRAELSVEASTTPGESRNVLGRAGPDTDERVLLLAHYDAHDIAEGALDNGCGIATVATAADILAGADLQVGVDVVAVGAEEVGLLGAERLAEGVDLDRVKGVVNVDGAGRFRDLVALAHASTATASVAEAVSAATRQPIEVDAQPHPFSDQWPFVRRGVPALQLHSDSGDRGRGWGHTHADTRDKVDDRNVREHAMLTALLVTEFAAPERDLPRLDRGELAAAFREADFETGMRAADLWPADWD
- the rqcH gene encoding ribosome rescue protein RqcH; amino-acid sequence: MDQKRELSSVDLAALVTELNRYEGAKVDKAYLYDDDLLRLKLRDFDRGRVELMIEVGDVKRAHAADPDNVADAPGRPPNFAKMLRNRMSGADFAGVEQYEFDRILTFEFEREDQNTTIVAELFGQGNVAALDETGEVVGSLSTVRLKSRTVAPGAQYEYPASRLNPLDVSRGGFDRHMRESDSDVVRTLATQLNLGGLYAEEVCTRADVEKETPIEEVTDDQLRALHDALSRIDERVRSGNIDPRVYEESVDGDGNADGDGDGDEDGNGDADAEPRVVDVTPFPLAEHEDLPSVGFDSFNTAVDEYFHRLEREGTADDESPADASPSRPEFEEEIAKQERIIEQQQGAIEGFEEQAQAERERAELLYANYDLVDDVLSTVREAREDEVPWAEIQKTLSAGAERGIPAAEAVVDVDGEDGTVTVELARETGDETGGGNGGDETVRIELDASEGVEVNADRLYQEAKRVEEKKTGAIAAIESTREELAAVEERKAEWEATDAADGGSAGDGDEGGEDDEEHEADWLSRSSIPIRSPDDWYDRFRWFHTSTGYLVIGGRNADQNEELVKKYMSKHDRFFHTQAHGGPVTILKASGPSESAEPVDFSEETLREAAQFAVSYSSVWKDGRGAGDAYMVEPDQVSKTPESGEYVEKGSFVIRGDRTYLEDAPCRIAVGVQCEPITRAIGGPPSAIVDRAAAHVTFEPGMYAQNDAAMMAYRNLKERFTDQSFVRKVASADRLQEFLPSGGSDIAD